A portion of the Punica granatum isolate Tunisia-2019 chromosome 7, ASM765513v2, whole genome shotgun sequence genome contains these proteins:
- the LOC116214909 gene encoding ankyrin repeat-containing protein BDA1-like — protein MDIEMGDNIGSCSKIESEGNRVLGSLYEAAILGSVATLETLLGTDPLVLDRLSLASYPETPLHVAALRGHLEFTKAILKRRANLAAELDAQGCTALHMAAANGHAEVLKVLLGAYPDARLVRDREGRTPLHLAAMRGRVEAIRELFSFFEADSDDALRLTLRGDSALHLSVKYNQLDALKVMVQSSSDNELVKLRDAHGNTILHLAVMLKQEEAVKFLLSVPKVRELAKSLNSNSLSAIDIVQQSPRDLAAIEIEDALINAGVRPRTRLALDEHNKKDIKPAANALVGFLGYFHQLEQSVSDWIEYNRGALMTVATLISGITFQSAITPPGGVLDEREDDFERCINLDTKTGAKCFGGSAILAHYNPENYLTFIIYDTKSFVGSLAVLFLLISGFPPKNRLCLWLLTLAVCITVTFLGFTFIAALRLVLPDETKKKLDIMIDGSLKSWVGMVAVISIVNAIIGIALAIKWLRNRYCSS, from the exons atggATATTGAGATGGGAGATAACATAGGAAGCTGCAGTAAGATAGAGTCTGAAGGCAACAGAGTCCTAGGAAGTCTCTATGAGGCAGCCATTTTGGGATCTGTAGCCACCTTGGAAACATTACTTGGAACAGACCCTCTCGTACTCGACAGACTCTCCCTCGCTTCCTATCCCGAGACCCCCCTTCACGTCGCTGCATTACGTGGGCATTTAGAATTCACCAAAGCCATCTTGAAGCGCAGGGCCAATCTAGCGGCAGAGCTGGATGCACAGGGATGCACAGCGCTCCACATGGCTGCGGCGAATGGGCATGCCGAGGTCCTCAAAGTACTGCTGGGTGCCTACCCGGATGCTCGGTTGGTCCGGGATAGGGAGGGGAGGACTCCCCTTCACTTGGCCGCTATGAGAGGAAGAGTCGAGGCCATCAGGGAGCTTTTCAGCTTCTTCGAGGCAGACAGCGATGACGCTCTTCGGCTGACGCTCCGAGGGGACAGCGCGCTACACCTGTCCGTGAAATACAACCAGTTGGATGCACTCAAAGTTATGGTGCAGTCGTCGAGTGATAATGAATTAGTGAAGCTGAGAGATGCTCATGGCAACACCATCTTGCATCTCGCCGTGATGCTAAAACAAGAAGAG GCGGTGAAGTTCTTGCTTTCAGTACCCAAAGTAAGAGAACTTGCAAAGAGCTTGAACTCTAACAGCTTGAGTGCAATAGACATCGTACAGCAGTCCCCACGGGATCTCGCTGCCATCGAGATTGAAGATGCTCTTATTAATGCTGGAGTGAGACCACGGACTCGACTAGCACTCGATGAACATAATAAGAAAGACATTAAACCCGCTGCCAATGCACTGGTTGGATTCTTAGGGTATTTTCATCAGTTAGAGCAGTCTGTCAGTGACTGGATAGAATACAACCGGGGGGCACTGATGACGGTGGCTACGTTGATATCAGGCATAACCTTCCAGTCAGCAATCACACCCCCTGGGGGAGTTCTTGACGAGAGAGAAGACGATTTTGAGCGCTGCATCAACCTGGACACCAAGACAGGTGCTAAATGTTTCGGAGGGAGTGCTATATTAGCACACTATAATCCTGAGAACTACCTGACTTTCATTATCTACGACACTAAATCTTTCGTCGGGTCTCTTGCGGTGCTGTTCTTGCTCATATCGGGGTTCCCTCCCAAGAACAGGCTCTGCCTGTGGCTTCTGACGCTCGCGGTCTGCATCACTGTCACGTTCTTGGGTTTCACCTTTATCGCCGCACTGAGACTGGTTCTCCCGGATGAAACTAAAAAGAAACTCGACATCATGATTGATGGATCGCTAAAAAGCTGGGTCGGTATGGTCGCCGTTATTAGCATTGTCAATGCAATCATTGGGATAGCGCTAGCCATCAAGTGGTTGCGCAACAGATACTGCTCAAGTTGA